One Phaseolus vulgaris cultivar G19833 chromosome 2, P. vulgaris v2.0, whole genome shotgun sequence DNA window includes the following coding sequences:
- the LOC137810678 gene encoding metalloendoproteinase 1-like — protein MKMKPNLSAFLLLFLLLLDQSLCAQVSFSSFKNSLVKWINGKKPPKPEWDNEIYDFISQKFSPPQQNQPMKGLSRIKDYFSNFGYLQSSGPFDDYWDLQTVSAIKTFQRSFHLQVTGTVNNQTIQLISRPRCAVPDMDFSYNFTNNVSLPKAGHQWFQKRNLTYGFLPASEIPATFTKVFRDAFARWVNATGFFNFTETTYDDADIKVGFYTFTQGVNDDLFGLSFIREKPPSNKKTAEIRLNRNMYWALPSEKDSLSWEDGILDLESVAIHEIGHLLGFDHSFMNESVMYPYVFPSQQRKIELSNSDKNNIEKQYANISSGDGGCLGVPSITTLTLGFAYLLLMY, from the coding sequence ATGAAGATGAAGCCAAACCTTTCTGCGTTCCTATTGTTGTTCCTTCTCCTTCTAGACCAATCCCTTTGCGCCCAGGTTAGTTTTTCTTCCTTTAAAAACTCCCTCGTGAAGTGGATAAATGGAAAAAAACCACCCAAGCCAGAATGGGATAATGAAATCTatgactttatcagccaaaagTTTTCTCCCCCACAACAAAACCAACCAATGAAAGGCTTGTCCCGAATCAAAGACTACTTCTCTAACTTTGGCTACCTTCAATCCTCTGGGCCATTCGACGATTATTGGGACCTCCAAACAGTATCAGCCATCAAGACCTTCCAACGCTCTTTCCATCTCCAAGTTACCGGCACCGTAAACAACCAGACCATTCAACTAATCTCGCGACCACGATGCGCTGTCCCCGACATGGATTTCAGCTATAATTTCACCAACAACGTGTCGTTGCCAAAAGCCGGTCACCAGTGGTTCCAAAAGAGAAACCTCACTTACGGTTTTCTTCCGGCAAGTGAAATCCCAGCAACCTTCACGAAAGTGTTCAGAGATGCATTCGCGCGGTGGGTGAATGCCACAGGGTTTTTTAACTTCACGGAGACAACCTACGATGATGCGGACATTAAGGTAGGATTCTACACTTTCACTCAAGGCGTTAATGACGACTTGTTTGGCTTAAGCTTTATAAGGGAGAAACCTCCGTCTAACAAGAAGACGGCGGAGATACGTCTGAACAGGAACATGTACTGGGCGCTGCCCAGTGAAAAGGATAGCTTGTCGTGGGAGGATGGAATTCTGGACTTGGAGAGTGTGGCGATACACGAGATAGGGCATTTACTTGGATTTGACCACTCTTTCATGAATGAGTCTGTTATGTACCCTTACGTATTTCCATCACAGCAACGAAAGATAGAACTTTCCAATTCTGACAAGAACAACATTGAGAAACAGTATGCTAACATCAGCTCTGGCGATGGTGGGTGTTTGGGAGTGCCTTCAATTACCACTTTGACTCTGGGATTTGCTTATCTGCTTCTAATGTATTAA
- the LOC137810676 gene encoding metalloendoproteinase 2-MMP-like — MRLRVLRSFLFILTLSSLFVDVSVSISFPPAVGLQIARQFPLWLRFIRSSKLLSSFWNKLKSFFTFKELKLGDIAKGLSNVKDYLDLFGYLNSTSHSNFSDYFTLDLQSAIIKYQKNFNLNVTGKLDRNTYNVISRPRCGVPDVVNGTTTMNLGASNTTSFKPWWKEGKRELTYAFHPENNVTNGVRLLFRDAFDRWSNVTLLKFTETTRFNGSDVKIAFVVFDGKGGAVGVTDTDYSEHVGNVYLDSEEEWVVLGENEDGDVDLESVVMHLVGHVLGLGHSSVEEAVMYPIVSKEKTEFALDDLQRIHQIYGVNSK; from the coding sequence ATGAGATTAAGAGTACTAAGAAGCTTTCTGTTCATTTTAACACTCTCTTCTCTATTTGTCGATGTATCTGTCTCAATATCTTTTCCACCAGCCGTTGGATTGCAAATAGCAAGACAATTCCCGTTGTGGCTTAGATTCATCAGATCGAGTAAATTGTTGTCCAGCTTCTGGAACAAACTCAAGTCATTCTTCACGTTCAAGGAGCTAAAACTTGGAGACATAGCTAAGGGTTTGTCTAATGTCAAAGACTATTTAGACCTCTTCGGCTACTTAAACTCCACTTCACACTCAAACTTCAGCGACTACTTCACACTCGATCTCCAATCCGCAATAATCAAGTACCAGAAAAATTTCAATCTCAACGTCACGGGGAAGCTCGACCGAAACACCTATAACGTGATATCACGGCCACGATGCGGTGTTCCCGACGTAGTCAACGGCACCACCACGATGAACTTGGGCGCATCCAACACGACGTCGTTTAAACCATGGTGGAAAGAGGGGAAGAGAGAACTGACCTACGCTTTTCACCCTGAGAACAACGTCACTAACGGCGTTAGGCTTCTGTTCCGAGATGCCTTCGACCGGTGGTCGAATGTCACGTTGTTGAAGTTCACGGAGACGACGAGGTTCAATGGTTCTGATGTGAAGATAGCGTTTGTGGTGTTCGATGGAAAAGGTGGAGCGGTGGGGGTTACGGACACGGACTATAGTGAGCATGTGGGGAACGTGTATTTGGACTCAGAGGAGGAGTGGGTGGTGCTTGGTGAGAACGAAGATGGTGACGTGGACTTGGAATCTGTGGTGATGCACCTGGTGGGTCACGTGCTAGGGTTAGGGCATTCCTCTGTGGAGGAGGCTGTTATGTACCCTATCGTGTCGAAGGAGAAGACTGAGTTTGCGTTGGATGACTTGCAGAGGATTCATCAAATATATGGTGTGAACTCTAAATAA